A region from the Pelagovum pacificum genome encodes:
- a CDS encoding pyruvate carboxylase translates to MPEFNKILVANRGEIAIRIMRAANEMGKKTVAVYAEEDKLGLHRFKADEAYRIGEGLGPVAAYLSIPEIIRVARECGADAIHPGYGLLSENPEFVDACAEAGITFIGPKADTMRALGDKASARRVAIEAGVPVIPATEVLGDDMKAIKKEAAEIGYPLMLKASWGGGGRGMRPIEEEKELEEKVREGRREAEAAFGNGEGYLEKMITKARHVEVQILGDQEGNIYHLWERDCSVQRRNQKVVERAPAPYLSDAQREKLCNLGKKICQHVNYECAGTVEFLMDMETGEFYFIEVNPRVQVEHTVTEEVTGIDIVRAQILIAEGKSLVEATGCASQYDVELSGHALQCRVTTEDPTNNFIPDYGRIQTYRSATGMGIRLDGGTAYSGAVITRYYDSLLTKVTAWAPTPEAAIKRMDRALREFRIRGISTNIDFVVNLLKHPTFLNNEYSTKFIDTTPELFDFKQRRDRATKLLTYIADITVNGHPETDGRPKPAADVKKPVAPEPKTESPLPGTRQILDQFGPEAVADWMKEQKHLLITDTTMRDGHQSLLATRMRSIDMIRVAPAYAANMSGLFSVECWGGATFDVAYRFLQEDPWKRLAMIREKMPNILTQMLLRASNGVGYTNYPDNVVQFFVKTAAEAGVDVFRVFDSLNWVENMRVAMDAVVESGKICEGTICYTGDLLDPDRAKYDLKYYVAMAKEMEKAGAHVLGLKDMAGLLKPKQAETLIAALKAEVGLPIHFHTHDTSGAAIATVMAASKAGVDCVDAAMDSFSGNTSQPTLGSIVESLRFEERDTGLDIAAIREISNYWEMVRAHYLAFESGLQAPASEVYLHEMPGGQFTNLKAQARSLGLEEKWHEVAKTYADVNMMFGDIVKVTPSSKVVGDMALMMVAQGLTRAQVEDPKVDVSFPDSVVDMMKGNLGQPPGGWPEDIQKKVLKGEKPMTDRPGKHLKPTDIEETRTKLAEDLGLEIDDYDLAGYLMYPKVFTDYANRNEAYGPVRALPTNVFFYGMEPGDEIAAEIDPGKTLEVRLSAVGETNEEGEVRVFFELNGQPRTIRVPDRKATGGSAQKMKAELGNANHLGAPMPGVVATVAVQAGAKVKEGDMLLTIEAMKMETGLHAERDATVKAVHVQPGAQIDAKDLLIEFE, encoded by the coding sequence ATGCCCGAGTTCAACAAGATTCTCGTTGCCAACCGGGGAGAAATCGCGATCCGCATCATGCGGGCCGCGAACGAGATGGGCAAAAAGACGGTCGCCGTCTATGCCGAGGAAGACAAGCTGGGCCTGCACCGGTTCAAGGCGGACGAGGCCTATCGCATCGGTGAGGGGCTCGGCCCGGTCGCTGCCTATCTCTCGATCCCCGAGATCATCCGCGTCGCCCGCGAATGCGGCGCCGACGCGATCCATCCCGGTTACGGACTGCTGTCCGAGAACCCGGAGTTCGTGGACGCCTGTGCGGAAGCAGGCATTACATTCATCGGTCCGAAAGCGGACACCATGCGCGCGCTCGGCGACAAGGCCAGCGCCCGTCGCGTCGCAATCGAGGCCGGGGTGCCGGTGATCCCGGCGACCGAAGTGCTCGGCGACGACATGAAGGCGATCAAGAAGGAAGCCGCGGAGATCGGCTATCCGCTGATGCTGAAGGCGTCGTGGGGCGGTGGCGGCCGGGGCATGCGCCCGATCGAGGAGGAAAAGGAGCTCGAGGAAAAGGTCCGCGAAGGCCGTCGCGAGGCGGAAGCCGCCTTTGGCAACGGCGAAGGCTACCTCGAGAAGATGATCACCAAGGCCCGGCACGTCGAAGTGCAGATCCTCGGCGACCAGGAGGGCAACATCTATCACCTCTGGGAGCGGGACTGTTCCGTCCAGCGCCGCAACCAGAAGGTCGTTGAGCGCGCCCCTGCCCCGTACCTGTCGGACGCGCAGCGCGAGAAGCTCTGCAACCTCGGCAAGAAGATCTGCCAGCACGTCAATTACGAATGCGCCGGCACCGTCGAGTTCCTGATGGATATGGAGACGGGCGAGTTCTACTTCATCGAGGTGAACCCCCGCGTGCAGGTCGAGCACACCGTGACCGAAGAGGTCACCGGCATCGACATCGTCCGCGCGCAGATCCTGATCGCCGAGGGCAAGTCCCTCGTCGAGGCAACCGGATGCGCGTCCCAGTACGACGTGGAGCTGTCGGGCCACGCGCTCCAGTGCCGGGTCACGACAGAAGATCCGACCAACAACTTCATCCCCGACTACGGCCGCATCCAGACCTACCGGTCGGCCACGGGCATGGGCATCCGCCTCGACGGCGGCACCGCCTATTCCGGCGCGGTCATCACCCGCTACTACGATTCGCTGCTGACCAAGGTCACCGCGTGGGCGCCGACGCCCGAGGCGGCGATCAAGCGGATGGACCGGGCGCTGCGGGAGTTCCGGATCCGGGGGATCAGCACGAACATCGACTTCGTGGTGAACCTGCTCAAGCATCCGACCTTCCTGAACAACGAATATTCGACCAAGTTCATCGACACGACGCCGGAGCTGTTCGATTTCAAACAGCGCCGCGACCGCGCGACGAAGCTGCTCACCTACATCGCCGACATCACGGTGAACGGGCATCCGGAAACGGACGGCCGTCCGAAACCGGCCGCCGACGTCAAGAAGCCCGTCGCGCCCGAGCCGAAGACCGAGAGTCCGCTACCGGGCACGCGTCAGATACTGGACCAGTTCGGCCCCGAGGCGGTCGCCGACTGGATGAAGGAGCAGAAGCACCTTCTGATCACCGACACCACGATGCGCGACGGTCACCAGTCGCTGCTCGCGACGCGGATGCGCTCGATCGACATGATCCGCGTGGCCCCGGCCTATGCGGCGAACATGTCGGGGCTGTTCTCGGTCGAGTGCTGGGGCGGTGCGACCTTCGACGTGGCCTACCGCTTCCTGCAGGAAGACCCGTGGAAGCGCCTCGCGATGATCCGCGAGAAGATGCCGAACATCCTGACGCAGATGCTGCTGCGCGCGTCGAACGGGGTCGGCTACACCAACTATCCCGACAATGTCGTCCAGTTCTTCGTCAAGACCGCCGCCGAGGCCGGGGTCGACGTGTTCCGCGTGTTCGACTCGCTCAACTGGGTGGAGAACATGCGCGTCGCGATGGATGCCGTGGTCGAGTCCGGCAAGATCTGCGAGGGCACGATCTGCTACACCGGCGACCTTCTCGACCCCGACCGCGCGAAGTACGACCTGAAGTACTACGTCGCGATGGCCAAGGAGATGGAGAAGGCCGGCGCCCACGTGCTTGGCCTCAAGGACATGGCCGGGCTGCTGAAGCCGAAGCAGGCGGAGACGCTGATCGCCGCGCTGAAGGCGGAGGTCGGGCTGCCGATCCACTTCCACACGCACGACACCTCGGGCGCCGCGATCGCGACCGTGATGGCCGCGAGCAAGGCCGGCGTGGATTGCGTCGACGCCGCGATGGACTCGTTCTCGGGCAACACCAGCCAGCCGACCCTCGGCTCCATCGTCGAGTCGCTGCGCTTCGAGGAGCGGGACACCGGGCTCGACATCGCCGCGATCCGCGAAATCTCGAACTACTGGGAAATGGTGCGCGCCCATTACCTCGCCTTCGAGAGCGGGCTGCAGGCGCCGGCGTCGGAGGTCTACCTCCACGAGATGCCGGGCGGCCAGTTCACCAACCTCAAGGCCCAGGCCCGGTCCCTCGGGCTCGAGGAGAAATGGCACGAAGTCGCCAAGACCTATGCCGACGTGAACATGATGTTCGGCGACATCGTGAAGGTGACCCCCTCCTCAAAGGTGGTGGGCGACATGGCCCTGATGATGGTGGCGCAGGGTCTCACCCGCGCGCAGGTCGAGGATCCGAAGGTCGACGTCTCGTTCCCCGACTCCGTCGTGGACATGATGAAGGGCAACCTCGGCCAGCCTCCCGGCGGATGGCCCGAGGACATTCAGAAGAAGGTCCTTAAGGGCGAGAAGCCGATGACGGACCGTCCCGGCAAGCACCTCAAGCCAACCGACATCGAGGAGACCCGCACCAAGCTGGCCGAGGATCTCGGGCTCGAGATCGACGATTACGACCTCGCCGGATACCTGATGTATCCCAAGGTCTTCACCGACTACGCCAACCGCAACGAGGCCTATGGCCCGGTCCGTGCCCTGCCGACCAACGTCTTCTTCTACGGGATGGAGCCCGGTGACGAGATCGCCGCCGAGATCGATCCCGGCAAGACGCTCGAGGTGCGGCTCTCCGCCGTCGGCGAGACCAACGAGGAAGGCGAGGTCCGGGTGTTCTTCGAACTGAACGGCCAGCCGCGCACCATCCGCGTGCCCGACCGCAAGGCGACCGGCGGCTCGGCGCAGAAGATGAAGGCGGAGCTCGGCAACGCCAACCACCTCGGCGCGCCGATGCCGGGGGTCGTGGCGACCGTCGCGGTGCAGGCCGGCGCCAAGGTGAAAGAGGGCGACATGCTGCTCACCATCGAGGCGATGAAGATGGAGACCGGTCTCCACGCCGAGCGGGACGCGACGGTGAAGGCCGTCCACGTCCAGCCCGGCGCGCAGATCGACGCCAAGGACCTGCTGATCGAGTTCGAATAA
- a CDS encoding ATP-dependent helicase gives MSSFSEEDAFEGAVPLSQRAMGARAAPYLDGLNAAQREAVEALDGPVLMLAGAGTGKTKALTTRIVHLLAQGKARPNEILSVTFTNKAAREMKKRVGAQLGEVVEGMPWLGTFHAICVRLLRRHAELVGLKSNFTILDTDDQLRLLKQLIVAANIDEKRWPPRMLSGIIDSWKNRAWTPENVPVAEASAFDQKAVPLYAEYQARLKELNAVDFGDLLLHMVTIFQTHDDILKQYQRWFRYILVDEYQDTNVAQYLWLRLLAGGHKNICCVGDDDQSIYGWRGAEVGNILRFEKDFPGATVVRLEQNYRSTAHILAAASGVIAANKGRLGKTLFTDGEDGEKVRLIGHWDGEEEARWIGEEIESMQRGTRGMEPYDLDSMAILVRASHQMRAFEDRFLTIGLPYRVIGGPRFYERMEIRDAMAYFRLAVSQDDDLAFERIVNTPKRGLGDKAVQTIQRTARANGVSLVEGARLATDAGLIKGKGAKELKTLVQGLDRWHGQVMAEADTHVELAEMILDESGYTLMWQNDKTPEAPGRLENLKELVKALESFDNLQGFLEHVALIMDNEQEEQGAKVSIMTLHAAKGLEFPAIFLPGWEDGLFPSQRSMDESGLKGLEEERRLAYVGITRAERVCTISFAANRRVYGQWQSALPSRFIDELPEENVEVLTPPGLYGGGFGAAGMGAMGGVDVTGLNSDMADRVRDADGYNSPGWKRLQSRSQQRGMSQPRESRNMTIDLDAVSAFTEGDRVFHQKFGYGEIMGIEGDKLEIEFDKAGTKKVVAKFIIAADQVDDLPF, from the coding sequence ATGAGCAGCTTTTCCGAAGAAGACGCCTTCGAGGGCGCCGTGCCCCTGTCCCAACGCGCGATGGGCGCGCGTGCCGCGCCCTATCTCGACGGGCTGAATGCCGCGCAGCGCGAAGCGGTCGAGGCGCTCGATGGCCCCGTCCTGATGCTGGCCGGGGCAGGGACGGGCAAGACCAAGGCGCTGACCACGCGGATCGTGCACCTTTTGGCGCAGGGCAAGGCTCGTCCGAACGAGATCCTGTCGGTGACCTTCACCAACAAGGCCGCGCGCGAGATGAAGAAACGCGTCGGCGCACAGCTTGGCGAAGTGGTCGAAGGGATGCCGTGGCTCGGCACCTTCCACGCGATCTGCGTGCGCCTGCTGCGCCGCCATGCGGAGCTTGTCGGGCTCAAGTCGAACTTCACCATCCTCGACACCGACGATCAGCTGCGCCTGCTCAAGCAACTCATCGTCGCGGCCAACATCGACGAAAAACGCTGGCCGCCCCGCATGTTGTCCGGGATCATCGACAGCTGGAAGAACCGCGCCTGGACGCCCGAAAACGTTCCCGTGGCCGAGGCGAGCGCTTTCGACCAGAAGGCCGTCCCGCTCTACGCCGAATACCAGGCCCGCCTGAAGGAGCTGAACGCTGTCGATTTCGGTGACCTCCTTCTGCACATGGTCACGATCTTCCAGACGCACGACGACATCCTGAAACAATATCAGCGCTGGTTCCGCTACATCCTCGTCGACGAGTATCAGGACACCAACGTCGCCCAGTACCTGTGGCTGCGGCTGCTGGCCGGCGGCCACAAGAACATCTGCTGCGTCGGCGACGACGACCAGTCGATCTACGGCTGGCGCGGCGCGGAGGTCGGCAACATCCTCCGGTTCGAAAAGGACTTTCCCGGCGCGACTGTCGTCCGTCTGGAACAGAACTACCGGTCGACGGCGCATATCCTCGCCGCGGCGTCCGGCGTCATCGCCGCCAACAAGGGGCGCCTCGGCAAGACCCTGTTCACCGACGGCGAGGATGGCGAAAAGGTCCGCCTGATCGGCCATTGGGACGGCGAGGAAGAAGCCCGCTGGATTGGCGAAGAAATCGAATCGATGCAGCGCGGCACCCGGGGGATGGAGCCGTACGACCTTGATTCGATGGCCATTCTCGTCCGCGCCAGCCACCAGATGCGCGCGTTCGAGGACCGGTTCCTCACCATCGGGCTGCCCTACCGCGTGATCGGCGGCCCCCGCTTCTACGAGCGGATGGAGATTCGTGACGCGATGGCCTATTTCCGCCTCGCCGTCAGCCAGGACGACGATCTAGCTTTCGAGCGGATCGTGAACACGCCCAAGCGCGGGCTCGGCGACAAGGCGGTGCAGACCATCCAGCGCACAGCCCGCGCCAACGGCGTCAGTCTGGTAGAGGGCGCACGTCTGGCAACGGACGCGGGTCTGATAAAGGGCAAGGGTGCGAAAGAGCTGAAAACGCTCGTGCAGGGCCTCGACCGGTGGCACGGCCAGGTCATGGCAGAGGCCGACACCCACGTCGAACTGGCCGAGATGATCCTCGACGAATCCGGCTACACGCTGATGTGGCAGAACGACAAGACGCCCGAGGCGCCCGGCCGGCTGGAGAACCTCAAGGAGCTGGTCAAGGCACTGGAATCCTTCGACAACCTGCAGGGATTTCTCGAACACGTCGCGCTCATCATGGACAATGAGCAGGAAGAGCAGGGGGCCAAGGTCTCCATCATGACGCTGCACGCGGCCAAGGGGCTGGAGTTTCCGGCGATCTTCCTGCCGGGGTGGGAGGATGGCCTCTTCCCCAGCCAGCGCAGCATGGATGAAAGCGGCCTGAAAGGGCTCGAGGAGGAACGCCGCCTGGCCTATGTCGGCATCACGCGGGCGGAACGGGTCTGCACCATTTCCTTCGCCGCGAACCGCCGGGTCTATGGCCAGTGGCAAAGCGCGCTGCCCTCCCGCTTCATCGACGAGCTGCCGGAAGAGAACGTGGAGGTGCTGACGCCACCCGGCCTCTACGGCGGTGGTTTCGGTGCCGCTGGCATGGGCGCGATGGGCGGGGTCGATGTCACGGGGCTGAATTCCGACATGGCCGACCGGGTAAGGGATGCCGACGGCTACAATTCGCCGGGCTGGAAACGTTTACAGTCCCGCAGCCAACAGCGCGGCATGTCGCAGCCGCGCGAGTCGCGCAACATGACGATCGACCTCGACGCGGTCTCCGCCTTTACCGAGGGCGACCGGGTGTTTCACCAGAAGTTCGGCTACGGCGAGATCATGGGGATCGAGGGCGACAAGCTCGAGATCGAGTTCGACAAGGCCGGCACCAAGAAGGTCGTTGCGAAGTTCATCATCGCCGCCGACCAGGTCGACGATCTGCCCTTCTAG
- a CDS encoding pseudouridine synthase — MTRILLFNKPFGVLSQFTDTKSPTERPTLSGFVNVPEVYPAGRLDRDSEGMLVLTDDGRLQARISSPKARTEKVYLVQVEGDPSDGDLEPLRRGVTLKDGPTRGAAVRLIDPPVLWERDPPVRFRKSVPDRWIEVTITEGRNRQVRRMTAAVGYPTLRLVRWRVGQWTLDGIDSGAWRDA, encoded by the coding sequence ATGACCCGTATCCTCTTGTTCAACAAGCCTTTTGGCGTGCTTTCGCAATTCACGGACACGAAGTCCCCGACGGAGCGTCCGACGCTTTCCGGCTTCGTAAACGTTCCCGAAGTCTACCCTGCCGGACGACTGGACCGCGACAGCGAAGGGATGCTCGTCCTGACCGACGACGGACGGCTCCAGGCACGGATCTCGTCCCCCAAGGCGCGGACGGAAAAGGTCTACCTCGTGCAGGTCGAGGGCGACCCGTCGGACGGCGATCTCGAACCGTTGCGGCGCGGTGTGACCCTGAAGGACGGGCCGACGCGCGGCGCGGCCGTCCGTCTGATCGACCCGCCCGTACTGTGGGAGCGTGATCCGCCGGTACGATTTCGCAAGTCCGTGCCCGATCGCTGGATCGAAGTGACGATCACGGAGGGGCGCAACCGGCAGGTGCGACGCATGACGGCGGCTGTCGGCTATCCGACGCTCCGCCTCGTGCGGTGGCGTGTCGGACAATGGACACTCGACGGGATCGACTCCGGCGCGTGGCGGGACGCGTGA
- a CDS encoding type III PLP-dependent enzyme, whose amino-acid sequence MTLHNTHLRAQDAVSRLDTFIALSDFDRPTLVVDLDRVEQQYRALDAGLGRAQIHYAVKANPAEEVIDRLVTLGSHFDAASKGEISLCLSRGAKAHQISFGNTIKKPSDIAWAWDRGITLFAADAEEELEKIAENAPGAQVYIRLIVEVSEADWPLTRKFGCDATKALELLDYARDLCLEPVGFSFHVGSQTRRAEMWIPALDALAQTWKAAQDAGHDLSVLNIGGGFPAFYGEEVDAPEAYAAKVMELVTERFGDVRHIMAEPGRGMVAEAGTIVAECMLVSRKSERDLHRWVYLDIGRFSGLAETEGEAIRYQLETARDHEATGPCILAGPSCDSADVLYEKRPVQLPVGLKSGDRVLIRNTGAYTSTYSSVGFNGFPPLDVVCI is encoded by the coding sequence ATGACACTGCATAACACGCACCTGCGTGCCCAAGACGCTGTCTCCCGCCTCGACACCTTTATTGCGCTCTCCGATTTCGATCGGCCGACGCTCGTCGTCGACCTCGACCGGGTCGAGCAGCAGTATCGCGCGCTCGACGCAGGCCTTGGCCGTGCCCAGATCCACTATGCCGTGAAGGCCAACCCGGCGGAGGAGGTGATCGACCGCCTCGTCACGCTCGGCAGCCACTTCGACGCCGCGTCGAAGGGCGAGATTTCGCTGTGCCTGTCGCGTGGCGCGAAGGCGCACCAGATCTCCTTCGGCAACACGATCAAGAAGCCGTCCGACATCGCCTGGGCCTGGGATCGCGGCATCACGCTTTTCGCCGCCGATGCCGAGGAAGAGCTTGAGAAGATTGCCGAAAACGCGCCCGGTGCACAGGTGTACATCCGCCTCATCGTCGAAGTGTCCGAGGCCGACTGGCCGCTGACGCGCAAGTTCGGCTGCGACGCCACGAAGGCGCTCGAGCTGCTCGACTACGCCCGCGACCTCTGCCTCGAGCCGGTCGGCTTCTCGTTCCACGTCGGCTCCCAGACCCGCCGTGCCGAGATGTGGATCCCCGCGCTCGACGCGCTCGCGCAGACCTGGAAAGCGGCGCAGGACGCCGGCCACGACCTGTCGGTGCTCAACATCGGCGGCGGTTTCCCGGCGTTCTACGGTGAGGAAGTCGACGCGCCCGAAGCCTACGCCGCCAAGGTGATGGAGCTCGTGACCGAGCGGTTCGGCGACGTGCGCCACATCATGGCCGAGCCGGGCCGCGGCATGGTCGCCGAGGCCGGGACGATCGTGGCCGAGTGCATGCTGGTATCGCGCAAGTCCGAGCGGGATCTTCACCGCTGGGTTTACCTTGATATCGGCCGTTTCTCCGGCCTTGCCGAGACCGAGGGCGAAGCGATCCGCTACCAGCTCGAGACCGCGCGCGACCACGAGGCGACCGGCCCCTGCATCCTTGCCGGGCCGTCCTGCGACAGTGCCGACGTGCTCTACGAGAAGCGTCCGGTTCAGCTTCCGGTCGGTCTGAAATCCGGCGACCGCGTGCTCATCCGCAACACGGGCGCCTACACGTCGACCTACTCGTCGGTTGGCTTCAACGGCTTCCCCCCGCTGGACGTCGTCTGCATCTGA
- a CDS encoding M20 aminoacylase family protein, with protein sequence MPIKNRFSELLPEITEWRRDLHQHPELLFDTHRTAGFVAEKLEEFGVDELVTGIGQTGVVAVIKGRSDSKGRVIGLRADMDALPIEEATGLDYASRTPGQMHACGHDGHTAMLLGAAKYLAETRNFDGTVVLIFQPAEEGGGGGKVMVDEGMMDRWNIQEVYGMHNWPGLPLGTLAIRPGPFFAAADEFNIVVTGKGGHAAKPHETVDSTVVASHIVIALQTIVSRVVDPVENLVVSVTAVESSSKAHNVIPARVHLRGTARTMDEGVRNMAEARITQIAEGIAASFGATARVEYDRGYPVMVNHETETGHASDAATAVAGACDEAPLVMGAEDFSYMLEARPGAYILLGNGDTAPVHHPEYNFNDEAIPAGCSWWAEVVEQRMPVS encoded by the coding sequence ATGCCCATCAAGAACCGATTCTCAGAGCTTCTGCCAGAGATCACGGAGTGGCGGCGCGACCTGCACCAGCATCCCGAGCTGTTGTTCGACACGCACCGCACGGCTGGCTTCGTCGCGGAAAAGCTTGAGGAATTCGGGGTAGATGAACTCGTGACCGGTATCGGACAGACCGGGGTCGTTGCGGTCATCAAGGGCAGGTCCGACAGCAAGGGCCGGGTCATCGGGCTGCGCGCGGACATGGATGCACTGCCGATCGAGGAGGCGACGGGGCTCGATTATGCCAGCCGCACTCCCGGACAGATGCACGCTTGTGGACACGACGGGCACACGGCGATGCTGCTCGGTGCGGCAAAATACCTAGCCGAGACGCGCAACTTCGACGGCACCGTCGTGCTGATCTTCCAGCCCGCCGAAGAGGGCGGCGGCGGCGGCAAGGTGATGGTCGACGAGGGGATGATGGACCGCTGGAACATCCAGGAGGTCTACGGAATGCACAACTGGCCGGGGTTGCCGCTTGGCACTCTCGCGATCCGTCCGGGGCCGTTCTTCGCCGCGGCGGACGAATTCAACATCGTTGTGACCGGCAAGGGCGGCCATGCGGCCAAGCCGCACGAGACGGTCGACAGCACCGTCGTCGCCTCGCACATCGTGATCGCGTTGCAGACCATCGTGAGCCGGGTCGTCGATCCGGTCGAGAACCTCGTCGTGTCGGTCACGGCGGTCGAATCCTCGTCAAAGGCACACAACGTGATCCCGGCGCGGGTGCACCTGCGTGGCACGGCCCGGACGATGGACGAAGGGGTGCGCAACATGGCCGAAGCGCGGATCACCCAGATCGCGGAGGGCATCGCGGCGAGCTTCGGTGCGACGGCACGTGTCGAATATGACCGCGGCTACCCCGTGATGGTCAATCACGAGACCGAAACCGGGCACGCGTCCGACGCGGCGACCGCGGTCGCCGGCGCCTGCGACGAGGCGCCGCTCGTGATGGGAGCGGAGGACTTCTCCTACATGCTGGAAGCGCGGCCCGGCGCCTACATCCTGCTCGGCAACGGGGACACGGCGCCGGTCCACCATCCGGAATACAACTTCAACGATGAGGCGATCCCCGCCGGATGCTCCTGGTGGGCGGAAGTCGTTGAGCAGAGGATGCCGGTCAGCTGA
- a CDS encoding glycosyl transferase, translated as METITVACIKWGTLFGPEYVNRLYSGVRRNLSAPVRFLCMTEHAEGLHPDVEVLPLPEEPFHAEMAAALAVANRQGAMRKVSLFRPGLIEGLSGPVLGFDLDVVITGDLSPIWEMAPGKVAMRADWVEARRGRPTGHGSVFRYAPDRHGYLYEDIAKAPTAEVEKARGSEQRYTSLKAQGRGDFAYIDKDLVVSFKHDCLGLPPVNWLRPARLPDNARVVCFHGHPKMPEAVDGYSGSLLRYAKPVPWLQDHWIDRARDDLGADWT; from the coding sequence ATGGAAACGATTACGGTCGCCTGCATCAAGTGGGGCACGCTGTTCGGGCCGGAGTATGTGAACCGGCTCTACTCGGGCGTGCGGCGCAATCTCTCCGCGCCGGTGCGGTTTCTCTGCATGACGGAACATGCCGAGGGGCTGCACCCGGATGTCGAAGTTCTGCCGCTGCCCGAGGAGCCGTTTCACGCCGAGATGGCGGCCGCGCTCGCCGTGGCAAACCGGCAGGGGGCGATGCGCAAGGTGTCGCTGTTCCGGCCGGGGCTGATCGAAGGCCTGTCGGGACCGGTTCTGGGGTTCGACCTCGACGTCGTGATTACTGGCGATCTGTCCCCGATCTGGGAGATGGCGCCGGGCAAGGTCGCGATGCGCGCCGACTGGGTCGAGGCGCGGCGCGGACGGCCGACCGGACACGGGTCCGTTTTCAGATACGCGCCCGACAGGCATGGATATCTCTATGAAGACATCGCGAAGGCCCCGACTGCCGAGGTCGAGAAAGCCCGCGGGTCGGAGCAGCGTTACACCTCGCTGAAGGCGCAGGGTCGCGGCGATTTCGCCTATATCGACAAGGATCTCGTGGTCAGCTTCAAGCACGATTGCCTCGGCCTGCCGCCGGTGAACTGGCTGCGCCCCGCACGGCTGCCGGACAATGCACGGGTAGTCTGCTTTCACGGGCACCCGAAGATGCCGGAGGCGGTGGACGGCTACAGCGGATCGCTGCTTCGTTATGCGAAACCCGTGCCGTGGCTGCAGGATCACTGGATCGACAGGGCCCGCGACGATCTGGGCGCCGACTGGACGTAA
- a CDS encoding NADH:ubiquinone oxidoreductase subunit NDUFA12 produces MSVLNRIKRIFTWWDGQTLNTQFFTSRHGKKVGEDAQGNIYYRNADDSKRWVIYNGEIEGSRVSPDWHGWLHRTWDEPPSDKPLVHKPWEKEHIPNLTGTMAAYAPPGSIRRPEPAPRTDYEAWTPE; encoded by the coding sequence ATGAGCGTGCTGAACAGGATCAAACGCATCTTCACATGGTGGGACGGGCAGACGCTCAACACCCAGTTCTTCACCAGCCGTCACGGCAAGAAGGTGGGTGAGGACGCGCAGGGTAATATCTATTACCGCAATGCCGACGACAGCAAACGCTGGGTGATCTACAACGGCGAGATCGAAGGCAGCCGGGTAAGCCCCGACTGGCACGGCTGGCTGCACCGGACGTGGGACGAACCGCCGTCCGACAAGCCGCTGGTCCACAAGCCGTGGGAGAAGGAGCATATCCCGAACCTCACCGGCACGATGGCGGCCTATGCGCCGCCCGGCTCGATCCGGCGGCCGGAACCCGCGCCGCGGACGGACTATGAGGCCTGGACCCCCGAGTGA
- the mlaD gene encoding outer membrane lipid asymmetry maintenance protein MlaD → MRENTTEVVTGGVVLVLAVAFLFYMLQVAGVSGRTGGGYPLVATFSSAEGVSVGSDVRLAGVKVGTVTGLELNPETYLADMEIQVVNGIEVPDDSSLAVSSEGLLGGNFMEIIPGGSFEFFEPGGQFLDTQSSVSLITLLLRYVGGSGEE, encoded by the coding sequence ATGCGCGAGAACACGACAGAAGTCGTCACCGGCGGCGTCGTGCTCGTCCTGGCGGTCGCATTCCTGTTTTACATGTTGCAGGTCGCCGGCGTGTCCGGCCGGACCGGCGGAGGCTATCCGCTGGTCGCGACGTTCAGCTCTGCCGAGGGGGTGAGCGTCGGGTCGGACGTGCGGCTTGCGGGCGTGAAGGTCGGCACGGTCACGGGGCTTGAGCTGAACCCGGAAACCTACCTCGCCGACATGGAAATCCAGGTCGTCAACGGCATCGAGGTGCCCGACGATTCGTCGCTCGCCGTCTCGTCCGAAGGGTTGCTCGGCGGGAACTTCATGGAAATCATTCCCGGTGGCTCCTTCGAATTCTTCGAGCCGGGGGGGCAGTTCCTCGACACGCAGAGCTCGGTCAGCCTGATCACCCTGCTGCTGCGCTACGTCGGCGGAAGCGGCGAGGAATGA
- a CDS encoding DUF2155 domain-containing protein, which translates to MSRALGLCLALAASPVAAQQVNSAGGGVLRVLDKVSGTVRDLEMTSGETQGAGLLEVTLEECRYPAGNPSGDAFALLTISYQDEQVFRGWMIASAPALNALDHPRYDVWVMRCMTS; encoded by the coding sequence ATGAGCCGCGCGCTTGGCCTCTGCCTTGCGCTGGCGGCCAGCCCGGTCGCCGCGCAGCAGGTGAACTCTGCCGGCGGCGGCGTGCTGCGGGTGCTCGACAAGGTGTCGGGCACCGTGCGCGATCTCGAGATGACGAGCGGCGAGACGCAGGGCGCGGGACTGCTGGAAGTCACGCTCGAGGAGTGCCGTTATCCGGCGGGCAACCCGTCGGGGGATGCCTTCGCGCTGCTGACGATCAGCTACCAGGACGAGCAGGTCTTTCGTGGCTGGATGATTGCCTCCGCACCGGCGCTGAACGCGCTCGACCATCCGCGTTACGACGTCTGGGTCATGCGCTGTATGACGTCCTGA